One region of Salvia miltiorrhiza cultivar Shanhuang (shh) chromosome 3, IMPLAD_Smil_shh, whole genome shotgun sequence genomic DNA includes:
- the LOC131018066 gene encoding G-patch domain-containing protein 1, translating to MATPEVPLLYVGVYRSSAAFRLMKQMGWEEGEGLGKEKQGIKGYVRVKNKQDNLGIGTEIPNAWAFDTTQFDSILKKLKVQAVEKNKDEDSETDRNEAVEQPSPSKDKKEPVAKSTRPQGRYKRREKGKTVRSYSSQDLEGILVNKSKAPDTCNAPEVSEDEKSIESSVSDKQEKTQDLPADWWGHKLGFVFVGMLGAESRRKKSLERTMFNEDDQENLYNLAQGTKTSGKQGIGIKDRKKKIAGCYFEGKKTTFGDSDGEGSSDSHNGVKREHENLDLGVGPTPRPKLKKLCRQLLEQAPGESLKLKQLKALVDEHSPSTLSNLLKEEALTFLMQKLENSDSFSVKGKKVLLVKRT from the exons ATGGCGACGCCGGAAGTTCCTCTCCTCTACGTCGGAGTCTATCGGAGCTCTGCCGCCTTCCGCCTCATGAAACAAATG GGATGGGAAGAAGGCGAAGGACTTGGAAAGGAAAAGCAAGGCATCAAAGGATATGTAAGGGTAAAGAACAAACAGGATAATTTAG GTATAGGAACAGAGATACCAAATGCATGGGCTTTTGATACAACTCAATTTGACAGTATCCTCAAGAAACTGAAAGTG CAAGCGGTTGAAAAAAACAAGGATGAAG ATAGTGAGACGGATAGAAATGAAGCTGTTGAACAACCCAGCCCTTCTAAGGACAAAAAAGAGCCAGTCGCCAAGTCTACTCGACCTCAAGGAAG GTataaaagaagagagaagggaaagACTGTACGTTCATATTCTTCTCAGGATCTTGAAGGAATTCTC GTGAACAAGTCTAAGGCTCCAGATACCTGTAATGCTCCAGAAGTATCAGAGGATGAAAAGTCAATTGAATCCAGTGTTTCAGATAAACAAG AAAAAACTCAAGATCTTCCAGCTGATTGGTGGGGCCACAAACTTGGATTTGTCTTTGTAGGTATGCTTGGTGCCGAATCTCGGAGAAAGAAGTCCCTTGAGAGGACCATGTTCAATGAGGACGATCAAGAAAATCTTTACAACCTTGCTCAG GGCACAAAGACATCTGGAAAACAAGGGATTGGTATCAAGGATCGTAAAAAGAAAATTGCAGGCTGCTACTTTGAAGGGAAGAAGACTACTTTCGGTGATAGCGATGGGGAAGGTTCTTCTGATTCACATAATGGAGTGAAAAGAGAACATGAAAATTTGGATTTGGGTGTAGGTCCCACACCCAGGCCAAAACTTAAGAAGCTGTGTAGGCAGCTTCTCGAACAG GCACCTGGGGAGTCATTGAAGCTGAAGCAGCTCAAAGCACTTGTTGATGAACATTCACCTTCGACATTGTCCAACTTATTAAAAGAGGAGGCTCTCACCTTTTTAATGCAGAAG CTTGAAAACAGTGATAGTTTTTCCGTGAAGGGGAAGAAAGTCTTGCTCGTGAAAAGAACTTGA